One Chromobacterium paludis genomic window carries:
- a CDS encoding GNAT family N-acetyltransferase — protein sequence MTKPSFTLRQATLSDEPVAFEIFEAAMKHYVDLTWGWDQNYQRDGHRDHFDPHQHWIASSNKQIVGLISLENHPTHLQLLKLYLLPEFRNRGLGAQILQSVLQQGQNENKPVRLRVLQVNKLAQAFYLRQGLSIVAETPERLYMEHC from the coding sequence ATGACTAAACCAAGCTTCACGCTGCGCCAAGCGACGCTAAGTGACGAACCGGTGGCTTTCGAAATTTTCGAAGCGGCTATGAAACATTACGTTGATCTGACATGGGGCTGGGACCAAAACTATCAGCGCGACGGCCACCGTGATCACTTCGATCCCCATCAGCATTGGATCGCGTCATCAAACAAACAGATCGTTGGATTGATCAGTCTGGAAAACCATCCAACGCATCTGCAACTGCTCAAGCTCTACCTGCTTCCAGAATTCAGAAACCGGGGGCTAGGCGCCCAGATATTGCAGTCTGTACTCCAACAAGGACAAAACGAAAACAAGCCAGTTCGTCTCCGCGTGCTGCAAGTCAACAAGCTGGCGCAAGCATTCTATTTGAGACAAGGCCTCAGCATCGTCGCAGAAACTCCTGAAAGACTTTATATGGAGCACTGCTAG
- a CDS encoding IS5 family transposase, which translates to MRGVRNDSQTNLFSYIQLEDRIPAHHPLRKIRQMVDLVLGSMNDVFDGLYSRVGRPSIPPEHLLRASLLQVLYTIRSERLLVEQLDYNLLFRWFVGLSADARVWDHSTFSQNRDRLFTEDVARAFFIRVRSLAEWGKLTSDEHFSVDGTLIDAWASHKSFVHKDDDTSPPAGRNPDVDFRGEKRSNQTHQSRTDPEARLARKSAGDASRLCHMAHILTENRNGLVVDVSVSEVNGHAENIEALNLLLRNAKKGSTVGADKGYDTPAFVNGCRDLGITPHVARKRVGSAIDSRTTRHEGYAISQRRRKRIEECFGWLKTVGGLRKTKLIGRAKLAGQTFLAFATYNLIRMGSLSGCWGGSHV; encoded by the coding sequence ATGAGAGGCGTCCGCAACGACAGTCAGACCAATCTGTTCAGCTACATCCAGCTGGAAGATCGCATCCCGGCTCATCACCCGCTGCGCAAGATCCGCCAGATGGTCGACCTGGTGCTCGGCTCGATGAATGACGTATTCGACGGCTTATATTCCCGCGTCGGGCGGCCTTCGATTCCGCCTGAACATCTGCTGCGCGCCTCCCTGCTGCAAGTGCTCTACACCATCCGCTCCGAGCGGCTGCTGGTAGAGCAACTGGACTACAACCTGCTGTTTCGCTGGTTCGTCGGCCTTTCCGCCGATGCCCGCGTATGGGATCACTCGACCTTCTCGCAAAATCGCGACCGCTTGTTTACCGAAGACGTCGCCCGCGCCTTCTTCATTCGCGTACGCAGCCTGGCCGAGTGGGGCAAGCTCACCAGCGACGAACATTTCAGCGTCGACGGCACGCTGATCGATGCCTGGGCTTCGCACAAAAGCTTTGTTCACAAGGATGACGACACGTCCCCACCCGCAGGGCGCAACCCGGACGTCGATTTCCGGGGCGAGAAGCGAAGCAACCAGACGCATCAATCGCGAACCGATCCGGAAGCGCGACTGGCCCGCAAGAGCGCCGGCGACGCCAGCCGCTTGTGCCATATGGCCCATATCCTGACCGAGAACCGCAACGGTCTGGTGGTGGACGTCTCGGTGTCCGAGGTCAATGGCCACGCCGAAAACATCGAAGCGCTGAACCTGTTGCTGCGCAATGCCAAGAAAGGCAGCACCGTCGGCGCGGACAAGGGCTATGACACGCCGGCTTTCGTGAACGGCTGCAGAGACTTGGGCATCACGCCGCACGTGGCGCGCAAGCGTGTCGGCAGCGCCATCGACAGCCGCACCACGCGCCATGAGGGTTACGCGATCAGCCAGCGGCGACGCAAACGGATCGAGGAATGCTTCGGCTGGCTGAAAACCGTCGGAGGCCTTCGCAAAACCAAACTGATCGGCCGGGCCAAACTGGCCGGGCAAACTTTTTTAGCGTTTGCGACCTATAACCTGATCCGCATGGGCAGCCTGTCCGGTTGCTGGGGCGGATCGCATGTATAG
- a CDS encoding 2-hydroxyacid dehydrogenase, with amino-acid sequence MILIHTPSPKEVAAYLDLFRAAMPEREFVDLAHADLSSVRHLVAWGLPDGLLADMPRLEGLFALGAGVDKLMTRPDLPAGLPVYRLLDGGMSAQMAEYVRYGVLGYQRNMDLYRRQQAEGQWRKLAPRLPGDIRVGVLGLGEIGSAVARALAADGYRVSGWSRSAKTVEHMRCLHGGGGLEQILADSQVLACVLPSTPDTQGLLNRQRLEALPQGAMVINAGRGDLLDLDALLSLLDSGHLRGALLDVFPEEPLPASHPLWRHPAVAVTPHVAAITLRQPAVEQIVDGLRRLAGGLPVAGLVQRGQGY; translated from the coding sequence ATGATCCTGATCCACACCCCCAGCCCGAAAGAAGTCGCCGCCTATCTCGACCTGTTCCGCGCCGCCATGCCGGAGCGCGAATTCGTCGACTTGGCGCACGCCGACCTGTCGTCCGTGCGCCATCTTGTCGCCTGGGGGCTGCCCGATGGCTTGCTGGCGGACATGCCGCGGCTGGAAGGCCTGTTCGCGCTGGGCGCCGGCGTGGACAAGCTGATGACCCGGCCGGACCTGCCGGCCGGTCTGCCTGTCTATCGCCTGCTGGACGGCGGGATGTCGGCGCAGATGGCCGAATACGTGCGCTACGGCGTGCTGGGCTATCAGCGCAATATGGACTTGTACCGCCGCCAGCAGGCTGAAGGCCAATGGCGCAAGCTGGCGCCGCGCCTGCCGGGCGATATTCGCGTCGGCGTGCTGGGGCTGGGAGAGATAGGCTCGGCCGTGGCGCGCGCCCTGGCGGCGGACGGCTATCGCGTCAGCGGCTGGAGCCGCAGCGCCAAAACGGTGGAGCATATGCGCTGCCTTCATGGCGGCGGCGGGCTGGAGCAAATCTTGGCGGACAGCCAGGTGCTGGCTTGCGTGCTGCCGTCCACGCCGGATACGCAGGGCCTGCTCAACCGTCAACGGCTGGAAGCGCTGCCGCAAGGCGCCATGGTGATCAACGCCGGCCGCGGCGACCTGCTGGATCTGGACGCGCTGCTCTCGCTGCTGGATAGCGGCCATCTGCGCGGCGCGCTGCTGGATGTTTTCCCCGAGGAGCCGCTGCCGGCCTCTCATCCCTTGTGGCGGCACCCCGCCGTGGCCGTCACCCCGCATGTGGCCGCCATCACCTTGCGCCAACCCGCGGTGGAGCAGATTGTGGACGGGCTGCGCCGCCTGGCGGGCGGGCTGCCGGTTGCCGGACTCGTTCAGCGCGGGCAGGGGTATTGA
- a CDS encoding EamA family transporter, producing the protein MSGAGMAVLSMCCVQFGAAWSQPASQSLGAPSATAWRLIFAALLLLAWKRPALPRRAGAWLSVTLLGAAMAGMLIAFFAAIRTLPQGLAVAINLLGPLLLAWRAGSGPRRGWWPLLALAGILALSRHGERWTVDGAGLSWAVLGAACWAAYIVLLRRVGEQCRGSDGVALALPAAAALASPLCWMAAARPEAGMLLRLAAWSLLMPVLPYLLELAALRRMSAASFGVLMSLEPAVAVLAGALAQGQSVTPLQLVGLVMVTAASLGALSES; encoded by the coding sequence GTGTCCGGCGCCGGGATGGCGGTATTGTCCATGTGCTGCGTGCAGTTCGGCGCGGCGTGGTCGCAGCCGGCCTCGCAAAGCCTGGGCGCGCCAAGCGCGACGGCGTGGCGATTGATTTTCGCCGCCTTGCTTTTGCTGGCATGGAAGCGCCCGGCGTTGCCGCGACGGGCCGGCGCCTGGCTCAGCGTTACGCTATTGGGCGCGGCGATGGCGGGCATGCTGATCGCTTTCTTCGCCGCCATCAGAACCTTGCCGCAGGGGCTGGCGGTGGCCATCAATCTGCTGGGGCCCTTGCTGCTGGCCTGGCGCGCGGGCAGCGGGCCGCGGCGCGGCTGGTGGCCATTGCTGGCCCTGGCCGGCATCTTGGCGCTATCCCGGCATGGCGAGCGCTGGACGGTGGATGGCGCTGGGCTGAGCTGGGCGGTTTTGGGCGCGGCATGCTGGGCGGCCTATATCGTTCTGCTTAGGCGGGTGGGGGAGCAATGCCGCGGCAGCGACGGCGTGGCGCTGGCCTTGCCGGCCGCCGCCGCGCTCGCCTCGCCATTGTGCTGGATGGCGGCGGCGCGGCCGGAGGCGGGCATGCTGTTGCGGCTGGCGGCTTGGTCGCTGCTGATGCCCGTCCTGCCTTACCTGCTGGAGCTGGCGGCGCTGCGGCGCATGAGCGCGGCTTCCTTCGGCGTGCTGATGAGCCTGGAGCCGGCGGTGGCGGTGTTGGCCGGCGCGCTGGCGCAGGGCCAGTCCGTGACGCCGCTGCAGTTGGTCGGCCTGGTCATGGTGACGGCGGCCAGCCTGGGCGCCTTGTCCGAGAGCTAG
- a CDS encoding GNAT family N-acetyltransferase, which yields MPAIATLDFLTSRDFATVARLGAEIWRKHFISMITLEQIDYMVSGRYTPEKLSRYLDAPDRWFRLLRVDGQPSGYCSYALTDRPGEMKLEQLYLLETLRGQGLGGRMMDEVEAAARAKGCATLMLTVNRHNADAIAVYEKRGFSVREQVVADIGNGFVMDDYVMEKHLM from the coding sequence ATGCCCGCCATCGCGACCCTGGATTTTCTGACCTCGCGCGACTTCGCCACCGTAGCCCGACTCGGCGCGGAAATCTGGCGCAAGCATTTCATTTCCATGATCACGCTGGAGCAGATCGACTACATGGTGTCCGGCCGCTACACGCCGGAAAAACTGAGCCGCTACCTGGACGCGCCGGACCGCTGGTTCCGCCTGCTGCGCGTGGACGGCCAGCCGTCCGGCTACTGCAGCTACGCGCTGACGGACAGGCCCGGCGAGATGAAGCTGGAGCAGCTGTATCTATTGGAAACCCTGCGCGGCCAGGGCCTGGGCGGCCGCATGATGGACGAAGTGGAAGCCGCCGCGCGCGCCAAGGGCTGCGCCACGCTGATGCTGACCGTCAACCGCCACAACGCCGACGCCATCGCCGTGTATGAAAAACGCGGCTTCAGTGTGCGGGAGCAGGTGGTGGCCGATATCGGCAATGGCTTTGTGATGGATGATTATGTGATGGAAAAGCATTTGATGTGA
- a CDS encoding SulP family inorganic anion transporter yields MSATFFRPRLLDALRHYNGKLLRADLMAGVTVGIVALPLAMAFAIASGVPPQAGIVTAVIAGSLAAALGGTRLCVTGPTGAFIVILYGIVSKYGVANLLICTFMAGAMLVLMGALRLGQVIRFFPMPLITGFTNGIAVLIFLTQLKDFFGLPIAKMPSGFFAVMAALRAHFSGLHWPTTLLSAALLALILLWPKRLNRIVPSPFAALVLATLAVALFNLPVATLGSRFGGIPQGLPMPQGLDLNPAHLSDLLAPAFTIALLGAIESLLCAVVVDSLTADRHDANQELIGQGIANMVAPFFGGIPATGAVVRSVTNIGNGARTPLAAVFHAALLLLVLLLAAPLAAHVPLAALAAILVAVALKMGDWDIRKARQFPPHDTLILAVTFALTVMFDLTVAVEIGLLLAAMFFIRSMAGHTAICRLQPEHAQLFERHSIAGKSVPDGCAAFRIEGALFFGAADCVDIILKDAPRARVVILQLHRLVLLDTSGLLALEALRARLAEQGKTLILCGAADEVMDMLDGSRLADRLGEDNLQPDLACALQRAERVLTEGVVWA; encoded by the coding sequence ATGTCCGCCACATTTTTCCGTCCCCGTTTGCTCGACGCGCTGCGCCATTACAACGGCAAGCTGCTGCGGGCCGATCTCATGGCCGGCGTCACCGTCGGCATCGTCGCGCTGCCGCTGGCCATGGCCTTCGCCATCGCCAGCGGGGTGCCGCCGCAGGCCGGCATCGTCACCGCGGTGATCGCCGGCTCGCTGGCGGCGGCGCTGGGCGGCACCCGCTTGTGCGTCACCGGGCCCACCGGCGCCTTCATCGTCATCCTGTACGGCATCGTCAGCAAATACGGCGTGGCCAATCTGCTGATCTGCACCTTCATGGCCGGCGCCATGCTGGTGTTGATGGGCGCGCTCAGGCTGGGGCAGGTGATACGTTTCTTCCCCATGCCCTTGATCACCGGCTTCACCAACGGCATCGCGGTGCTGATTTTCCTCACGCAGCTGAAGGACTTTTTCGGCCTGCCCATCGCCAAGATGCCATCGGGTTTCTTCGCCGTGATGGCGGCGCTGCGCGCGCACTTTTCTGGCCTGCATTGGCCCACCACCTTACTGTCAGCGGCGCTGCTGGCGTTAATCCTGCTGTGGCCCAAACGGCTCAACCGCATCGTGCCGTCGCCGTTCGCCGCCTTGGTGCTGGCCACGCTGGCCGTCGCGCTGTTCAACCTGCCGGTGGCGACGCTTGGCAGCCGCTTCGGCGGCATTCCGCAAGGCCTACCCATGCCGCAGGGGCTGGACCTGAATCCCGCGCATCTGTCCGATCTGCTGGCGCCGGCCTTCACCATCGCCCTGCTGGGCGCGATCGAGTCCCTGTTGTGCGCTGTGGTGGTGGACAGCCTGACCGCAGACCGGCACGACGCCAACCAGGAGCTGATAGGGCAGGGCATCGCCAATATGGTGGCGCCGTTCTTCGGCGGCATCCCGGCCACCGGCGCGGTGGTGCGCTCGGTCACCAATATCGGCAACGGCGCGCGCACGCCGCTGGCGGCCGTCTTCCACGCGGCGCTGCTGCTGTTGGTGCTGCTGCTGGCCGCGCCCCTGGCTGCCCATGTGCCGCTGGCCGCGTTGGCGGCCATCCTGGTGGCGGTGGCGCTGAAAATGGGCGATTGGGACATCCGCAAGGCGCGGCAGTTTCCGCCGCACGATACCCTGATCCTGGCGGTGACTTTCGCGCTGACCGTGATGTTCGACCTGACCGTGGCGGTGGAGATCGGCCTGCTGCTGGCCGCCATGTTCTTCATCCGCAGCATGGCCGGCCATACCGCCATCTGCCGTCTCCAGCCCGAGCATGCCCAGTTGTTCGAGCGCCACAGCATAGCCGGCAAGAGCGTGCCGGACGGTTGCGCGGCCTTCCGCATCGAGGGCGCGCTGTTCTTCGGCGCGGCGGACTGCGTGGACATCATCCTGAAAGACGCGCCGCGAGCCAGGGTGGTGATTCTGCAGCTGCACAGGCTGGTGCTGCTGGACACGTCCGGCCTGCTGGCGCTGGAGGCCTTGCGCGCCCGGCTGGCCGAGCAGGGCAAGACGCTGATTCTGTGCGGCGCGGCGGATGAGGTGATGGACATGCTGGACGGTTCGCGGCTGGCGGACAGGCTGGGAGAGGACAATTTGCAGCCGGACCTGGCTTGCGCGTTGCAAAGGGCGGAGCGGGTGCTGACCGAAGGCGTGGTGTGGGCTTAG
- a CDS encoding protein adenylyltransferase SelO — MIHIDFDHSYARELTGAWEAAQPEAPYLPQLLYWNAALADELGLDASQAGEAELARLFSGAALPAGAQPIAQAYAGHQFGGLSPSLGDGRALLLGEVIDKNGLRRDIAFKGSGRTVFSRRGDGKAAVGPMLRELILGEAMQALAIPATRALAVVATGEAVQRERPLPGAVLTRVAASHLRVGTFQYFAIRGEADMLRKLADYTLARHYPELARQENRYLKLLQAAAERQAALIARWMHAGFIHGVMNTDNMALSGETIDFGPCAFMDAHHPDTVFSSIDHNGRYAYGNQPAIAQWNLARFAETLLPLISPDDPAAAVPAATEIIEGFAERYQAAWLDQARRKLGLLDAKPADLQLTEDWLALLAAYGVDHTLAWRYLADEAEGRSERLAALFPSPDALEPWLKQWHNRQVPRTRRPQDIAAAMRRENPLYIARNHLVEEALDAASEHGDMGPTLKLLEVLRDPFNEREGLARYALPAAPEVAEGYRTFCGT, encoded by the coding sequence ATGATCCATATCGACTTCGACCACAGCTACGCCCGCGAACTTACGGGCGCCTGGGAAGCGGCGCAGCCGGAGGCGCCCTACTTGCCGCAGTTGCTGTATTGGAACGCCGCATTGGCCGACGAGCTGGGCCTGGACGCCAGCCAGGCCGGCGAAGCCGAGCTGGCCAGGCTGTTCTCCGGCGCGGCCCTGCCCGCAGGCGCCCAGCCCATCGCCCAGGCTTATGCCGGCCACCAGTTCGGCGGGCTGTCGCCGTCGCTGGGCGATGGCCGCGCCCTGCTCTTGGGCGAAGTGATAGACAAAAACGGCCTGCGCCGCGACATCGCATTCAAGGGCAGCGGCCGCACCGTGTTTTCCCGCCGCGGCGACGGCAAGGCGGCAGTCGGTCCCATGCTGCGCGAACTGATACTGGGCGAGGCCATGCAGGCCCTGGCCATCCCCGCCACCCGCGCGCTGGCGGTCGTGGCCACCGGCGAGGCCGTGCAGCGCGAACGGCCGCTGCCCGGCGCGGTGTTGACCCGCGTCGCCGCCAGCCATCTGCGCGTCGGCACCTTCCAATACTTCGCCATCCGCGGCGAAGCCGACATGCTGCGCAAGCTGGCCGACTACACCCTGGCCCGCCACTACCCGGAACTGGCGCGGCAAGAGAACCGCTACCTCAAGCTATTGCAAGCCGCGGCGGAACGGCAGGCGGCGCTGATCGCGCGCTGGATGCACGCCGGCTTCATCCATGGCGTGATGAACACCGACAATATGGCGCTGTCCGGCGAAACCATAGATTTCGGCCCCTGCGCCTTCATGGATGCCCACCACCCGGACACCGTGTTCAGTTCCATAGACCACAACGGCCGCTACGCCTACGGCAACCAGCCGGCCATCGCGCAATGGAACCTGGCCCGCTTCGCCGAGACCCTGCTGCCGCTGATCTCCCCGGACGATCCCGCCGCCGCCGTGCCGGCCGCCACCGAAATCATCGAAGGCTTCGCCGAACGCTATCAGGCCGCCTGGCTGGACCAGGCGCGCCGCAAGCTGGGCCTGCTGGACGCCAAGCCGGCCGATCTGCAATTAACGGAAGACTGGCTGGCCCTGCTGGCGGCCTACGGGGTGGACCACACCCTGGCCTGGCGCTATCTGGCCGACGAGGCGGAAGGCAGAAGCGAGCGCCTGGCTGCCCTGTTCCCCTCCCCGGACGCGCTGGAACCGTGGCTCAAACAATGGCACAACCGCCAGGTGCCGCGCACCCGCCGTCCGCAAGACATCGCCGCCGCCATGCGCCGCGAAAACCCGCTCTACATCGCCCGCAACCATCTGGTGGAAGAAGCGCTGGACGCCGCCAGCGAGCATGGCGACATGGGGCCCACCTTGAAACTATTGGAAGTCTTGCGCGACCCGTTCAACGAACGCGAGGGACTGGCGCGCTACGCGCTGCCGGCCGCGCCGGAAGTGGCGGAGGGATATAGGACGTTTTGTGGGACGTGA
- a CDS encoding HD-GYP domain-containing protein, with translation MAATLKLSQLISALSYALDITEGQPAGHCVRSCWIGMHIGRAIGLEPQALWDLYYAILLKDLGCSSNAARISELYLTDDRRFKQDFKLVGASLPQMLGFVFGNTGTHAASWRERASSIVNVLLRGKEMADELINTRCHRGADIARQLRFNDNVARGIQCLDEHWDGSGRPLGLRGDAIPLNARIALLAQVIDVFHITHGRHAALDEAVSRGGAWFDPELVAAFRGAAHDDAFWRQLEADDIEQAVLALEPAQCAVPLDEDYMDEIAEGFGQVVDSKSPFTAGHSLRVGHYADRIGEELGLDAPRRRWLKRGALLHDVGKLGVSNTVLDKPGALDEAEWAAIRLHPGYTETILGRIESFSELARVAGAHHERLDGKGYPRGLKAGEIALETRIITTADVFDAIHAERPYHPENPIPKTLDIMRQNLGSALDPACFAALEGILRLEGALESDAICLT, from the coding sequence ATGGCCGCCACCCTGAAACTGTCGCAATTGATCAGCGCGCTCAGCTACGCGCTGGACATCACCGAAGGCCAACCGGCAGGCCATTGCGTGCGCAGCTGCTGGATAGGCATGCATATCGGCCGCGCCATCGGCCTGGAGCCGCAGGCCTTGTGGGACTTGTACTACGCCATCCTGCTGAAAGACCTGGGCTGCAGCAGCAACGCCGCCCGCATCAGCGAGCTTTACCTGACCGACGACCGCCGCTTCAAACAGGACTTCAAGCTGGTGGGCGCCAGCCTGCCGCAGATGCTGGGCTTCGTCTTCGGCAACACCGGCACCCACGCCGCCAGCTGGCGGGAGCGCGCCTCGTCCATCGTCAACGTGCTGCTGCGCGGCAAGGAGATGGCGGACGAGCTGATCAACACGCGTTGCCACCGCGGCGCCGACATCGCGCGCCAGCTGCGCTTCAACGACAATGTGGCGCGCGGCATCCAGTGCCTGGATGAACACTGGGACGGCTCCGGCCGGCCGCTGGGCCTGCGCGGCGACGCCATTCCGCTCAATGCGCGCATCGCGCTGCTGGCCCAGGTGATAGACGTGTTCCACATCACACACGGCCGCCATGCCGCGCTGGACGAGGCGGTAAGCCGCGGCGGCGCCTGGTTCGACCCGGAACTGGTGGCCGCCTTCCGCGGCGCGGCCCATGACGACGCCTTCTGGCGGCAGCTGGAGGCCGACGACATCGAACAAGCCGTGCTGGCGCTGGAGCCGGCGCAATGCGCGGTGCCGCTGGACGAGGACTATATGGACGAAATCGCCGAAGGCTTCGGCCAGGTGGTGGACTCCAAGAGCCCGTTCACCGCCGGCCACAGCCTGCGCGTGGGCCATTACGCGGACAGGATAGGAGAGGAACTGGGCCTTGACGCCCCGCGCCGGCGCTGGCTCAAGCGCGGCGCGCTGCTGCACGACGTGGGCAAGCTGGGCGTCAGCAACACCGTGCTGGACAAACCCGGCGCGCTGGACGAGGCGGAATGGGCCGCCATCCGCCTCCACCCCGGCTACACCGAGACCATACTCGGCCGCATTGAATCCTTCTCCGAGCTGGCCCGCGTGGCCGGCGCCCACCATGAGCGGCTGGACGGCAAGGGCTATCCGCGCGGCCTCAAGGCCGGCGAAATCGCGCTGGAAACCCGCATCATCACCACGGCGGACGTCTTCGACGCCATCCATGCCGAACGGCCCTATCACCCGGAGAACCCTATCCCCAAGACGCTGGACATCATGCGGCAAAACCTGGGCAGCGCGCTGGACCCAGCCTGCTTCGCCGCGCTGGAGGGCATATTGCGGCTGGAAGGCGCGCTGGAAAGCGACGCCATCTGCCTGACCTAA
- a CDS encoding HAD hydrolase family protein, protein MPAEPRHPPPFMHFIFDIDGTLCFDGATISPAIQDALSELEDQGHEIGFASARPYRDMLHLLDQRFHHGLFVGSNGAMTYHRGELSDIQPLPRRTLDQLFELTERFQASCLVDLPWHYHYNGDPAHPFMNWVDPAKRATPVSRDDIRLPVKLLVTECADGPALQLALDQRDDIAVHHHSDQQIVDITAKGVSKMSALLRHGVAAEQLVCFGNDSNDLSMFGAARHAVQIGEHAQLRPLAAERIARDDDTETALIGAMRRLGARYAG, encoded by the coding sequence ATGCCTGCCGAACCACGCCACCCGCCACCCTTCATGCACTTCATTTTCGACATAGACGGCACCCTCTGCTTCGACGGCGCCACCATCAGCCCGGCCATACAAGACGCGCTCAGCGAGCTGGAAGATCAGGGCCATGAGATAGGCTTCGCCTCCGCCCGCCCCTACCGCGACATGCTGCACCTGCTAGACCAGCGTTTTCACCACGGCCTGTTCGTCGGCTCCAACGGCGCCATGACCTACCATCGCGGCGAGCTCAGCGACATCCAACCCCTGCCCCGGCGCACGCTGGACCAGCTGTTCGAACTGACTGAGCGCTTCCAGGCCTCCTGCCTGGTGGACCTGCCCTGGCACTACCACTACAACGGCGACCCCGCCCACCCCTTCATGAACTGGGTGGACCCGGCCAAGCGAGCCACGCCGGTGTCTCGCGACGACATCCGACTGCCGGTCAAGCTGCTGGTCACCGAGTGCGCGGACGGCCCGGCCCTGCAGCTGGCGCTGGACCAGCGCGACGACATCGCAGTCCATCACCATTCCGACCAGCAGATCGTGGACATCACGGCCAAGGGCGTCAGCAAGATGAGCGCGCTGCTGCGCCACGGCGTGGCGGCGGAGCAACTGGTCTGTTTCGGCAACGATAGCAATGACCTGTCCATGTTCGGCGCCGCGCGCCACGCGGTGCAAATAGGCGAGCATGCGCAGCTGAGGCCGCTGGCGGCGGAGCGCATCGCGCGCGACGATGACACCGAGACGGCATTGATAGGCGCGATGCGACGCTTGGGCGCGCGCTACGCGGGCTAG
- a CDS encoding putative immunity protein, with product MNDTLNALAASLRLDAPEHETLRLRFGLDCARRVEHLLENREVQACLDGLEHYLAEEIDRTALDALARRAAELARAHPGSPSLDGCGHAAVSASHAVAMALAGRALPAADYAAYAAVYGAGGYGAAADPASFLPECAWQVRRLQTLAAQ from the coding sequence ATGAACGACACCCTGAATGCGCTGGCCGCGTCGCTACGGCTGGATGCGCCGGAACACGAAACGCTGCGCCTGCGTTTCGGCTTGGACTGCGCTCGCCGCGTGGAGCATCTGCTGGAAAACCGGGAGGTCCAAGCCTGCCTGGATGGGCTGGAGCACTATCTGGCGGAAGAAATCGACCGCACGGCGCTAGACGCCCTGGCCCGGCGCGCCGCCGAACTGGCCCGCGCCCATCCCGGCTCGCCCTCGCTGGACGGTTGCGGCCACGCGGCGGTGTCGGCCAGCCACGCCGTAGCCATGGCATTGGCCGGCCGCGCCCTGCCGGCGGCGGACTACGCGGCCTATGCCGCTGTGTATGGCGCAGGCGGCTACGGCGCGGCGGCGGACCCGGCATCGTTTCTGCCGGAATGCGCCTGGCAGGTTCGGCGATTGCAAACGCTGGCGGCGCAATAA